GACGGATGTGCAACCAACGCACTTTCAATTTCCGCCGTTCCTAACCGGTGACCTGATACGTTGAGGACATCATCGACGCGGCCGGTAATCCAGTAATAGCCATCCTCATCTCTGCGACAACCATCACCGGTAAAATAAAGCCCAGGGAACATGGAGAAGTAAGTTTGGCAAAACCGCTCATGGTCTCCCCAAATCGTTCGACTCTGCCCGGGCCAAGGCTGCTTTAAACACAAGTTCCCCGAGACACCATTGCCCTTGAGTTCTTTTCCTTCATCGTCAACAAGAATGGGCTGAACTCCGAAGAAGGGAAGTGTTGCTGAACCAGGCTTACATGGTGTCGCGCCAGGAAGAGGAGATATCAAAATACCGCCGGTCTCTGTTTGCCACCAAGTATCGACGACTGCGCAGCGCTTGTTGCCAACGACGTCATGATACCACTCCCACACTTCCGGGTTAATCGGTTCCCCCACTGTTCCCAGAATTCTAAGGCTCTCTCGACTATACTTCGTGACCTCTTCATCTCCGTGGCGAGCGATGGCTCGAATTGCGGTGGGCGCTGTATAGAAAATGTTAACCTTCAGGTCGTCTACAACCTGCCAGTAACGACCCGCGTCTGGATAAACCGGGGTTGATTCGAACATCACCGTGGTGGTTCCATTGGCCAACGGCCCATAGAGAATATAGCTGTGTCCGGTAATCCAGCCAACATCTGCCGCACACATGTAAACATCGTCAGATTTCAAATCGAAAATGTGTTCATGGGTCATGGAGGCGTAGAGCAGGTAGCCTCCAGTTGTGTGAACTAGGCCCTTTGGCTTTCCGGTGGATCCTGACGTGTAAAGAATGAAAAGAGGATCTTCGGCATCCATCCACTCAACCGGGCAGACAGTGCGCTGGCGTGGCAGCTCTTCGTGGAGCCACAAGTCGCGGCCTTGGGTCATCGAGACTTCAGTATCAGTGCGCTTGGCGACCAACACTTTTTCTATGCACTCTAAACCATCGACGGCTTCGTCACTGATAGCTTTAAGTGCGATGGCTTTACCGCCCCGCACACCTTCATTAGCCGTAATCAAGAGCTTACAGGTTGCATCAACGATTCTATCGCGAAGGCTATCGGCTGAAAATCCGGCGAAAACAACCGAGTGGATTGCACCAATTCGTGCACAAGCCAACACGCTGTAGGCAAGCTCTGGAATCATCGGCAAGTAAATGCAGACACGGTCTCCTTTACCAACGCCTTGTGCTTTTAAGACATTCGCCATTTGAGAAACATGACGTTGTAAATCGCGGTAGCTTATATGCTCGTACTCACCCGGCTCATCTTTGGCCCAAATGATGGCCGTCTTGTCCGGCTGCGTTTCCACGTGTCTGTCGATACAGTTATAAGCAGCATTGAGTTTCCAGTTTTGAAACCAAGACAGATGGACACCGTCGTAATCGGTATCAGAAACATTGATTCCCTGCTGAAACCAACTAAGCCGCTCAGATTGCTCTTGCCAAAAGGTGGCAGGATCATCAATCGATTGCCTGTAGAGTTCATTGTATTGCTCTAAGCTTGCAACGGTCGCTTCTTTGGCAATGGTTTCTTTTACGGGAATCATCAATCGTCTCCTTCGTAGATCACGAATGACACGAGTAGTGCAGCTGCGAGGGGGATTCAACGTCAAGTGTTCGATTCAGGGTCCGAATGAATCAAGCCAGCGCTCGAAAGCTATGAAAATTAAATACTTAAGTGCGAGGACGCACCAAACGCCGAACGGCCTGCCAGGCTATTTTACCCATCAAGTCGGAGGCATACTTTTGGCAAATCTTATCGTAATCTGACGGTTTTTGCGGGCCCAGCTCGAAAAGTGATTTTGGCAAATCAACCTTCACAAGAGCTTGCGCCGGTGCAATGCCACGAAGTGCCAAAGTCTTCACGCGTACCACCTCGAAATGTTCGCCCAGTGGCTCGACTTCA
The sequence above is drawn from the Deltaproteobacteria bacterium genome and encodes:
- the acs gene encoding acetate--CoA ligase; its protein translation is MIPVKETIAKEATVASLEQYNELYRQSIDDPATFWQEQSERLSWFQQGINVSDTDYDGVHLSWFQNWKLNAAYNCIDRHVETQPDKTAIIWAKDEPGEYEHISYRDLQRHVSQMANVLKAQGVGKGDRVCIYLPMIPELAYSVLACARIGAIHSVVFAGFSADSLRDRIVDATCKLLITANEGVRGGKAIALKAISDEAVDGLECIEKVLVAKRTDTEVSMTQGRDLWLHEELPRQRTVCPVEWMDAEDPLFILYTSGSTGKPKGLVHTTGGYLLYASMTHEHIFDLKSDDVYMCAADVGWITGHSYILYGPLANGTTTVMFESTPVYPDAGRYWQVVDDLKVNIFYTAPTAIRAIARHGDEEVTKYSRESLRILGTVGEPINPEVWEWYHDVVGNKRCAVVDTWWQTETGGILISPLPGATPCKPGSATLPFFGVQPILVDDEGKELKGNGVSGNLCLKQPWPGQSRTIWGDHERFCQTYFSMFPGLYFTGDGCRRDEDGYYWITGRVDDVLNVSGHRLGTAEIESALVAHPS